The Streptomyces nitrosporeus genome includes a window with the following:
- a CDS encoding nuclear transport factor 2 family protein, with the protein MTVHQDAVDRYFAAWNAAGPKELEKAVAAAFTEDATYTDPLADVRGHDGLAAAISGAQGQFPGFGFVLTGTPDAHHRLVRFTWDLVSRADGSAPAAGFDVITLAEDGRISSVSGFLDRLPGA; encoded by the coding sequence ATGACCGTTCACCAGGACGCCGTCGACCGGTACTTCGCCGCCTGGAACGCGGCCGGTCCTAAGGAGCTGGAGAAGGCGGTGGCGGCCGCGTTCACCGAGGACGCCACCTACACCGACCCGCTGGCCGACGTGCGCGGTCACGACGGGCTGGCCGCGGCGATCAGCGGGGCGCAGGGGCAGTTCCCGGGCTTCGGGTTCGTCCTGACCGGGACGCCCGACGCCCACCACCGGCTGGTCCGCTTCACCTGGGACCTGGTCTCCCGGGCGGACGGGTCGGCGCCCGCCGCCGGGTTCGACGTGATCACTCTGGCCGAGGACGGCCGGATCAGCTCGGTCAGCGGTTTCCTGGACCGGCTGCCCGGGGCGTAG
- a CDS encoding nitrate- and nitrite sensing domain-containing protein encodes MSLRTALLVLAIVPGVALAALWAVTSGQTLLDFQRQAAQGLLAEQAGQPSNIVYYNLQEERRLSAQALARPDASRKALKQQRELTDESIETFQSLSDVSADDAPTEVREAVGKAREAMEQLNAQRALVDGGDAEQQQVVYAYYTDLIAVDLQLFAALSHVDNGEVTTKSQPLVDLFWAKEMISRSDALLARGWPTDKLSTEDLQAVRQAIAGQDFQATTKVVPYLPAHERVKWEELVGSSAWKSKAKLEKQILRPLAADGSGFVELEADEKAWREAMDGVTPQLVELLELRTDAVVTSGKDSILSLLLKMVLTSVIGLIAVIAVVWTTWRLTRNLRRRITGLQERAEELEKALPDVVERLAQGEKIDAEAEARAIEAPGEGGDELTRLGSALNQARTSAIQAAVKQADQHRGFERLLQRIARRTQQLIGQQLKKLDELERKHEDPEVLDGLFDLDHLTARLRRYEENLVILAGGSPHRRWRKPVPLLDVMRSAQGEVQDYRRVVLDLDGSPWLSERAVGPVSHVLAELIENALSFSRPPSPVEVRAAKVSRGLAIEVEDRGLGMDEEQLAEANELMSRPPRMDVLAHSEDIRLGLYVIARLADQHGLRVEYRPSAFGGTRVVILVPDELTVAGPDSRPVGVPKPAAVPPVQEPAPAAPAAPGALPTRVQGKAMAGVTALADHAARTGRQTGPGEQDGHPPYSAPDSAPDSPYGTPDSAPDNPYATPDSTQDSPYGTPDSTQDSPYGTPETAYGAPGDAYGAPDRTAPAGDPYPGGTASPFASGDTLYTETDQPYGAGAGTAAYADTAQPYDGSPAGYPGADTPYGQEDGGYRGTGEQQTGAYGGAEQSYGAYGTEGRPYGTADGAYGGQEEPYMTAAGQYPVPGHTYPAADEGHRSDDRSYGSLTPAAAPGTRPYADVSGHEHGAPRPAPEAHLPALPPAAAHPAPSGEADAPVASPPSATPSGEPPLPRRVRQASLVDELRISPTARSTPPRPPAWDENPLLRPAPRRAGAAIGAFQRRSRAARATDEPSSEPGHPSPNLPTREERS; translated from the coding sequence ATGTCGTTGCGGACAGCCCTTCTCGTACTGGCCATCGTCCCCGGTGTCGCACTGGCGGCCCTCTGGGCGGTCACCAGTGGCCAGACACTGCTCGACTTCCAACGCCAGGCAGCCCAGGGGCTGCTGGCCGAGCAAGCCGGCCAGCCGTCCAACATCGTGTACTACAACCTGCAGGAGGAGCGGCGGCTCAGCGCCCAGGCACTGGCCCGGCCGGATGCCTCCCGTAAGGCGCTGAAGCAGCAGCGCGAACTCACCGACGAGTCGATCGAGACGTTCCAGTCGCTCTCGGACGTGAGTGCCGACGACGCCCCCACCGAGGTGCGGGAAGCGGTCGGCAAGGCCCGTGAGGCCATGGAGCAACTGAACGCCCAGCGCGCACTGGTCGACGGTGGTGACGCGGAGCAGCAGCAGGTCGTCTACGCGTACTACACCGACCTGATCGCGGTGGACCTCCAACTGTTCGCGGCCCTGAGCCACGTCGACAACGGCGAGGTGACCACGAAGAGCCAGCCGCTCGTCGACCTGTTCTGGGCCAAGGAGATGATCTCCCGTTCGGACGCGCTCCTCGCCCGCGGCTGGCCCACGGACAAGCTGAGCACCGAGGACCTCCAGGCGGTCCGGCAGGCGATCGCCGGGCAGGACTTCCAGGCCACCACCAAGGTCGTCCCCTACCTCCCCGCGCACGAGCGGGTCAAGTGGGAGGAGCTGGTCGGGAGTTCCGCCTGGAAGTCGAAGGCGAAGCTGGAGAAGCAGATCCTGCGCCCGCTGGCCGCCGACGGTTCCGGCTTCGTCGAGCTGGAAGCCGACGAGAAGGCCTGGCGCGAGGCGATGGACGGCGTCACCCCGCAGCTCGTGGAGCTGCTGGAGCTGCGCACCGACGCCGTGGTGACCTCCGGTAAGGACAGCATCCTGTCGCTGCTCCTGAAGATGGTCCTGACCTCGGTGATCGGTCTGATCGCCGTCATCGCGGTCGTCTGGACGACCTGGCGCCTCACCCGCAACCTCCGCCGGCGCATCACCGGCCTCCAGGAGCGTGCGGAGGAGCTGGAGAAGGCGCTGCCGGACGTCGTCGAGCGGCTGGCCCAAGGCGAGAAGATCGACGCCGAGGCCGAGGCCCGCGCGATCGAGGCGCCCGGCGAGGGCGGTGACGAGCTCACCCGGCTCGGTAGCGCGCTCAACCAGGCGCGCACCAGCGCCATCCAGGCCGCGGTCAAGCAGGCCGACCAGCACCGCGGGTTCGAGCGGCTGCTGCAGAGGATCGCGCGCCGTACCCAGCAGCTCATCGGCCAGCAGCTGAAGAAGCTGGACGAGCTCGAACGCAAGCACGAGGACCCGGAGGTGCTCGACGGGCTCTTCGACCTGGACCACCTGACGGCACGTCTGCGCCGTTACGAGGAGAACCTGGTGATCCTCGCGGGCGGTTCGCCGCACCGGCGCTGGCGCAAGCCCGTGCCGCTGCTGGACGTCATGCGCTCCGCCCAGGGCGAGGTGCAGGACTACCGCCGTGTGGTGCTGGACCTCGACGGTTCCCCGTGGCTGTCCGAGCGGGCCGTCGGCCCGGTCTCCCACGTCCTGGCGGAGCTCATCGAGAACGCGCTGAGCTTCTCCCGTCCGCCGAGCCCGGTCGAGGTCCGCGCCGCCAAGGTGAGCCGCGGGCTGGCCATCGAGGTCGAGGACCGCGGCCTCGGGATGGACGAGGAGCAGCTGGCCGAGGCCAACGAGCTGATGAGCCGCCCGCCCCGGATGGACGTGCTGGCCCACTCCGAGGACATCCGGCTCGGCCTCTATGTGATCGCCCGCCTCGCGGACCAGCACGGGCTGCGGGTCGAGTACCGGCCGTCCGCCTTCGGCGGCACCCGCGTCGTCATCCTCGTCCCCGACGAGCTGACCGTGGCCGGACCGGACTCCCGTCCGGTGGGCGTACCGAAGCCCGCCGCCGTACCGCCCGTCCAGGAGCCCGCGCCGGCCGCCCCGGCGGCACCGGGCGCCCTGCCGACCCGGGTGCAGGGCAAGGCGATGGCCGGGGTCACCGCCCTGGCCGACCACGCCGCCCGTACCGGCCGCCAGACCGGCCCCGGCGAGCAGGACGGACACCCGCCGTACTCCGCTCCGGACAGCGCCCCGGACAGCCCGTACGGCACGCCGGACAGCGCTCCGGACAACCCGTACGCCACGCCGGACAGCACCCAGGACAGCCCGTACGGCACGCCGGACAGCACCCAGGACAGCCCGTACGGCACGCCCGAGACCGCGTACGGGGCGCCCGGCGACGCGTACGGCGCACCGGACCGGACCGCTCCGGCCGGCGACCCGTATCCCGGGGGCACCGCCTCGCCGTTCGCGTCGGGCGACACGCTGTACACGGAGACGGACCAGCCGTACGGCGCCGGCGCCGGTACCGCGGCCTACGCGGACACCGCCCAGCCCTACGACGGGAGCCCGGCCGGTTACCCGGGCGCGGACACACCGTACGGACAGGAGGACGGCGGCTACCGGGGAACCGGGGAGCAGCAGACCGGCGCGTACGGCGGGGCCGAGCAGTCGTACGGCGCGTACGGCACCGAGGGCAGGCCGTACGGGACGGCGGACGGAGCGTACGGCGGGCAGGAGGAGCCGTACATGACGGCCGCGGGGCAGTACCCCGTGCCGGGCCACACCTACCCGGCCGCCGACGAGGGCCACCGCTCCGACGACCGGTCCTACGGATCGCTGACACCGGCCGCCGCGCCCGGCACCCGGCCGTACGCGGACGTGTCCGGCCACGAGCACGGCGCCCCCCGGCCCGCGCCCGAGGCCCATCTGCCCGCCCTGCCGCCCGCAGCGGCGCACCCGGCACCGTCCGGGGAAGCGGACGCTCCCGTGGCGAGCCCGCCCTCCGCGACGCCGTCCGGGGAGCCCCCGCTCCCCCGCCGTGTCCGCCAGGCCAGCCTGGTCGACGAACTGCGGATCAGTCCCACCGCCCGTAGCACCCCGCCCAGGCCCCCCGCCTGGGACGAGAACCCGCTGCTCCGGCCGGCCCCCCGTCGGGCCGGTGCCGCGATCGGGGCGTTCCAGAGGCGGTCACGCGCGGCCCGCGCGACGGACGAACCGTCGAGCGAGCCCGGCCATCCCTCCCCCAACCTCCCCACGAGAGAAGAACGGTCATGA
- the mnhG gene encoding monovalent cation/H(+) antiporter subunit G produces the protein MTVWVQITDTLGAALVLFGAAICLLGVVGMLLLPDVLSRSHAATKPQTLGLLLVLAGVALRLRSGMDLATLALIGFFQLMTGPVASHLSARSAYRTGQIEHGELLVDDLDKQLTERAPDPAPDRGPGAGQD, from the coding sequence ATGACCGTCTGGGTACAGATCACCGACACCCTCGGCGCCGCCCTGGTCCTCTTCGGCGCGGCGATCTGCCTGCTGGGGGTGGTCGGCATGCTCCTGCTGCCCGACGTCCTCTCGCGGAGCCACGCCGCGACCAAACCCCAGACGCTGGGACTGCTGCTGGTGCTGGCGGGGGTCGCCCTGCGGCTGCGCAGCGGCATGGACCTGGCGACGCTGGCCCTCATCGGCTTCTTCCAGCTGATGACCGGCCCGGTGGCCTCCCACCTGTCGGCCCGGTCCGCCTACCGCACCGGGCAGATCGAACACGGTGAACTCCTTGTCGACGACCTCGACAAACAGCTCACCGAGCGGGCCCCGGACCCCGCCCCGGACCGGGGCCCCGGCGCCGGCCAGGACTGA
- a CDS encoding Na+/H+ antiporter subunit E, with protein MKRLITLSRRDPELPPFSAALAGGRRQRVLDLPLIAWLTLIWVLLWSTLTWANVITGAVVATVVCLAFPLPKVDLGLRLHPWGILVLAGYLLYDMYTSGVQVTRQIFSGHPHRPAVIGVPLRCRGDLMLAATAVTVSNVPGGSVIEVRRATATLFLHVLDADRPAALEAARRSVWRLERLTVRAFGTRDEIERVAEPPPQQRRTGDGGHGA; from the coding sequence GTGAAACGCCTGATCACCCTGTCCCGCCGCGACCCCGAACTGCCGCCCTTCAGCGCGGCGCTGGCCGGCGGGCGCCGGCAACGGGTGCTCGACCTCCCGCTGATCGCCTGGCTCACCCTGATCTGGGTGCTCCTCTGGTCCACCTTGACCTGGGCCAACGTCATCACCGGTGCCGTCGTCGCGACCGTGGTCTGCCTGGCCTTCCCGCTGCCGAAGGTCGATCTCGGACTGCGGCTCCACCCCTGGGGCATCCTCGTCCTCGCCGGCTACCTGCTCTACGACATGTACACCTCCGGGGTGCAGGTCACCCGGCAGATCTTCTCCGGCCACCCCCACCGGCCCGCCGTCATCGGCGTACCGCTGCGCTGCCGCGGTGACCTGATGCTCGCCGCCACCGCCGTGACCGTGTCCAACGTGCCGGGCGGTTCGGTCATCGAGGTGCGCCGGGCCACCGCCACGCTCTTCCTGCACGTGCTGGACGCCGACCGGCCGGCCGCGCTGGAGGCCGCGCGGCGCTCCGTCTGGCGCCTGGAGCGGCTGACGGTACGGGCGTTCGGCACCCGCGACGAGATCGAACGGGTCGCGGAGCCCCCGCCGCAACAGCGGCGCACCGGGGACGGGGGGCACGGGGCATGA
- a CDS encoding CDP-alcohol phosphatidyltransferase family protein, translated as MGNTGTVLRELRGAQKSSKGVSLYSRYVNRPAGRLLAAGAYRAKLTPNQVTLVSAAFTFSALAAVALERPSWRLGVLVYAGLAVGFAFDSADGQLARLTGRGGPDGEWLDHVVDCAKMILVHTAVLLSFHRFGELPSETWLLLPLGFLFVAVLTFCAGLLREQLGKAAARPPAPGAEAAGAAPVSRVRAVLLLPADYGVFCLVFLLLGAPGVFRAGYALLAAVHALFLVAFLAKWFRELKALRAAG; from the coding sequence ATGGGAAACACGGGTACGGTGCTGCGCGAACTGCGCGGCGCACAGAAGTCGTCCAAGGGCGTGTCGCTCTACTCGCGGTACGTCAACCGCCCGGCCGGACGGCTGCTGGCCGCAGGCGCCTACCGGGCGAAACTGACGCCCAATCAAGTGACGTTGGTCAGCGCCGCCTTCACCTTCTCCGCGCTGGCCGCGGTGGCCCTGGAGCGGCCGTCCTGGCGGCTCGGGGTCCTGGTGTACGCGGGACTCGCCGTGGGGTTCGCCTTCGACTCGGCCGACGGGCAGCTGGCCCGGCTGACCGGCCGGGGCGGACCGGACGGCGAGTGGCTGGACCATGTGGTGGACTGCGCGAAGATGATCCTGGTGCACACCGCCGTACTGCTGTCGTTCCACCGGTTCGGCGAACTTCCCTCCGAGACCTGGCTGTTGCTGCCGCTCGGCTTCCTGTTCGTCGCGGTGCTCACCTTCTGCGCGGGCCTGCTGCGCGAACAGCTCGGCAAGGCCGCCGCCCGGCCCCCGGCCCCCGGCGCGGAGGCGGCCGGGGCGGCCCCCGTGTCCAGGGTGCGGGCCGTGCTCCTCCTGCCCGCCGACTACGGCGTGTTCTGCCTGGTCTTCCTGCTGCTCGGCGCACCCGGGGTCTTCCGCGCCGGGTACGCGCTGCTGGCCGCCGTCCACGCCCTGTTCCTGGTGGCGTTCCTGGCCAAGTGGTTCAGGGAGCTGAAAGCGCTCCGGGCGGCGGGCTGA
- a CDS encoding Na+/H+ antiporter subunit D: MNALVPLPVLLPLCATGLSLTFGTRLARFQRFISVAVLTAVLGFSVTLMIAADQRGPLSVHLGDFAPPLGITLVADRLSGLMLTVSSAVTLAVLVYSLGQGMADRDQETPVAVFHPAYLILVAGVSCTFLAGDLVNLYVAFEIMLVASFVLLTLGGTGPRIRAGSTYVIISLFSSMLFLTAIAMTYAAAGTANFAQLASRLPELPLGVQTLIQAMLLTVFAVKAAVFPVAAWLPDSYPTAPAPVTAVFAGLLTKVGVYCMLRTETLLFPGNRLGDLLMAVALFSMTVGILGAVAQTDLKRLFSFTLISHIGYMVFGIGLASRAAYGGAIFYVAHHITVQTTLFLVAGLIERRGGTNELTRIGGLAKAAPLLALLFFVPAMNLAGIPPLSGFIGKLGLMRAGVADGSAWAWILVAGSTLTSLLTLYVMAKVWNLAFWRTEPPGQVAYGTVLESSDDTDDDDTDTGPDNIPGSGDEGIRRTPVPAGQTIAASLQGRAVTTTTRPPGAMTGATAAAVVLGLAFTVLAGPLTAFTDRSAAELISRTPYTEEVLGR, translated from the coding sequence ATGAACGCACTCGTTCCGCTCCCGGTACTGCTGCCGCTCTGCGCCACCGGGCTGAGCCTCACCTTCGGCACCCGGCTGGCCCGGTTCCAGCGCTTCATCAGCGTCGCCGTACTCACCGCGGTGCTCGGGTTCTCCGTCACCCTGATGATCGCGGCCGACCAGCGGGGGCCCCTCTCCGTGCACCTCGGCGACTTCGCCCCGCCGCTCGGCATCACCCTGGTCGCCGACCGGCTGTCCGGGCTGATGCTCACCGTCTCCTCGGCCGTCACCCTCGCCGTACTCGTCTACTCGCTCGGCCAGGGCATGGCCGACCGCGACCAGGAGACACCGGTCGCCGTCTTCCACCCCGCCTATCTGATCCTGGTGGCCGGGGTGTCCTGCACCTTCCTGGCGGGCGACCTCGTCAACCTCTACGTCGCCTTCGAGATCATGCTGGTCGCCAGCTTCGTCCTGCTCACCCTCGGCGGAACCGGCCCCCGGATCAGGGCGGGCTCCACCTACGTCATCATCTCGCTGTTCTCCTCGATGCTCTTCCTGACCGCCATCGCCATGACCTACGCCGCCGCCGGCACCGCCAACTTCGCCCAGCTCGCCTCCCGGCTGCCCGAACTCCCCCTCGGTGTACAGACCCTGATCCAGGCGATGCTGCTCACCGTCTTCGCCGTCAAGGCCGCCGTCTTCCCCGTCGCCGCCTGGCTCCCCGACTCCTACCCGACGGCACCCGCGCCCGTCACCGCGGTCTTCGCCGGCCTGCTGACCAAGGTGGGCGTCTACTGCATGCTGCGGACGGAGACCCTGCTCTTCCCCGGCAACCGGCTCGGCGACCTGCTGATGGCCGTGGCCCTGTTCTCGATGACCGTGGGCATCCTCGGAGCCGTCGCCCAGACCGACCTGAAACGGCTGTTCTCCTTCACCCTCATCAGCCACATCGGTTACATGGTCTTCGGCATCGGGCTCGCCTCCCGCGCCGCGTACGGCGGGGCGATCTTCTACGTCGCCCACCACATCACCGTCCAGACCACCCTGTTCCTCGTCGCCGGACTCATCGAACGGCGCGGCGGCACCAACGAACTGACCCGGATCGGCGGCCTCGCCAAGGCGGCCCCCCTGCTCGCCCTCCTCTTCTTCGTCCCCGCGATGAACCTCGCCGGCATCCCCCCGCTCTCCGGATTCATCGGGAAACTCGGACTCATGCGGGCCGGTGTCGCCGACGGCAGTGCCTGGGCCTGGATCCTGGTCGCCGGCTCGACGCTGACGAGCCTGCTCACCCTGTACGTCATGGCCAAGGTCTGGAACCTGGCCTTCTGGCGGACCGAGCCCCCCGGCCAGGTCGCCTACGGCACCGTCCTGGAGTCCTCGGACGACACCGACGACGACGACACCGACACGGGCCCCGACAACATCCCCGGAAGCGGTGACGAGGGGATCCGGCGCACCCCGGTCCCGGCCGGGCAGACCATCGCGGCCAGCCTGCAGGGGCGGGCTGTCACCACCACGACCCGCCCGCCCGGCGCGATGACCGGGGCCACCGCCGCGGCCGTCGTCCTCGGCCTGGCCTTCACGGTGCTCGCGGGACCGCTCACCGCCTTCACCGACCGTTCCGCGGCCGAACTCATCTCCCGTACCCCCTACACCGAGGAGGTGCTCGGCCGGTGA
- a CDS encoding monovalent cation/H+ antiporter complex subunit F codes for MSAPDTADRVLLVAAVVVILVAGVLLLYRIWRGPSMLDRAISLDVLAALIIAGLGAKSAVERDPFYFPIMLVLAFLGFTGSVGIARFIAVRDRPPARHAPDRPTGGPAAEEGPR; via the coding sequence ATGAGCGCACCGGACACCGCGGACCGGGTCCTGCTGGTCGCCGCCGTCGTGGTCATCCTCGTCGCGGGGGTCCTGCTCCTCTACCGGATCTGGCGCGGCCCCTCCATGCTGGACCGGGCCATCTCGCTGGACGTCCTGGCCGCCCTGATCATCGCCGGGCTCGGCGCCAAGTCGGCGGTCGAACGCGACCCGTTCTACTTCCCGATCATGCTGGTGCTGGCCTTCCTCGGCTTCACCGGTTCCGTCGGCATCGCCCGCTTCATCGCCGTACGCGACCGCCCGCCCGCCCGGCACGCCCCCGACCGTCCCACAGGCGGCCCCGCAGCCGAGGAGGGCCCGCGATGA
- a CDS encoding Na+/H+ antiporter subunit A, translated as MIALILCHFALAACAVPLVRLLGRRAFVVLALPPAAATVWAVTEWDGVAAGKAVTRTWDWIPAYDVSVGLRLDALAELMVLLAAGVGTLVLLYCASYFTDGSPRQASFAGNLLAFAGTMLALVLADDLISLYVYWELTTVFSYLLIGHGSERKQNRRSALQALTVTTLGGLAMLVGFLIIGRAAGTYRISGIVADPPSGGLAMSVAVVLVLCGALSKSAIWPFSLWLPNAMAAPTPVSAYLHAAAMVKAGVYLVARLAPAFADVPVWRPLVLVLGGATMLLGGWRALRLNDLKIVLAYGTVSQLGFLMVLAGAGNRDAALAAVAMILGHALFKAALFLVTGIVDHAAGTRDLRALSGVGRSLPYVCATAVLAAASMAALPPFLGFAAKEAAFHALLHGDTADRWVLAVTVAGSVLTVAYTLRFLWGAFARKPGLPDTPVHRVGPAFLAPPAVLALACLVLGPGIGWTDGLLSAYADTFPAPDHPFHLALWHGFGLVLLLSAATWAGGALLFAGRTGVTRLSRRIAWPTADSVFGHLLLGLERLALQVTGFVQRGSLSVYLATTLLVMLAGQLAVLFTDRPWEQAAAPRLWDAPLQGATAVLTCAAALSCLAVRRRMKAVVLAGLTGYGTALLFVVQGAPDLALTQFCVETVSMIVFVLVLRRMPVHFQESVSAWRRLARVPVALGGAAVLGVALWVTAAARTAPSAGAAMVEEVAHHGLKDVVATILVDLRAWDTMGESAVLAAAAIGVTSLIYLHRRSEAPLSRDELLGGTAWTLHTAPMTGLPQGDDAAPERTWLAAGSTLAPEHRSVVFEVVARLIFHPILVLSLYLLFCAENMPGGGFVGGLVAGLGLITRYLAGGRFELAEAAPLQPGLFTGLGLFLSTGVALAGLADGTVLHAWTHHGHLPVLGDYHIGTPVLFDCGVYLLVLGVVLDIVRALGAKVDRQIERAAGALAPAAGPGTGGAGR; from the coding sequence GTGATCGCCCTCATCCTCTGCCACTTCGCGCTCGCCGCCTGTGCGGTCCCCCTGGTGCGCCTGCTGGGCAGGCGTGCCTTCGTGGTCCTCGCCCTGCCGCCCGCCGCGGCCACGGTCTGGGCGGTGACCGAATGGGACGGCGTGGCGGCCGGCAAGGCGGTCACCCGGACCTGGGACTGGATCCCGGCGTACGACGTCTCCGTCGGCCTGCGCCTGGACGCGCTCGCCGAGCTGATGGTGCTGCTCGCCGCGGGGGTCGGCACACTGGTCCTGCTGTACTGCGCCTCCTACTTCACCGACGGCTCGCCCCGCCAGGCGTCCTTCGCCGGCAACCTCCTCGCCTTCGCCGGGACGATGCTCGCCCTGGTGCTCGCGGACGACCTGATCTCCCTGTACGTCTACTGGGAACTGACCACCGTCTTCTCGTACCTGCTGATCGGGCACGGCAGCGAACGCAAGCAGAACCGCAGGTCCGCCCTCCAGGCGCTCACGGTGACGACCCTCGGCGGACTGGCCATGCTCGTCGGCTTCCTGATCATCGGCCGGGCGGCGGGCACCTACCGCATCTCCGGGATCGTCGCCGACCCGCCCTCCGGCGGCCTCGCGATGTCCGTGGCGGTCGTCCTGGTGCTGTGCGGTGCCCTGTCGAAGTCCGCGATCTGGCCGTTCAGCCTCTGGCTGCCCAACGCGATGGCCGCACCGACACCCGTCAGCGCCTATCTGCACGCCGCGGCCATGGTGAAGGCCGGCGTCTACCTCGTGGCACGGCTCGCCCCCGCCTTCGCCGACGTCCCCGTCTGGCGCCCCCTCGTCCTGGTGCTCGGCGGCGCGACCATGCTGCTCGGCGGCTGGCGGGCGCTGCGCCTCAACGACCTGAAAATCGTCCTGGCCTACGGCACCGTCAGCCAGCTCGGCTTCCTCATGGTCCTGGCCGGTGCCGGGAACCGGGACGCCGCGCTCGCCGCCGTCGCCATGATCCTCGGCCACGCCCTGTTCAAGGCCGCGCTGTTCCTCGTCACCGGGATCGTCGACCACGCCGCCGGGACCCGCGACCTGCGCGCGCTCTCCGGCGTCGGACGCTCCCTGCCGTACGTGTGTGCCACGGCCGTACTCGCCGCGGCCTCCATGGCCGCCCTGCCCCCGTTCCTCGGCTTCGCCGCGAAGGAGGCCGCCTTCCACGCGCTGCTGCACGGTGACACCGCCGACCGCTGGGTGCTGGCCGTCACGGTGGCGGGTTCGGTCCTGACCGTCGCCTACACACTCCGCTTCCTGTGGGGCGCCTTCGCCCGCAAACCCGGCCTCCCCGACACCCCCGTGCACCGGGTGGGACCGGCCTTCCTGGCCCCGCCCGCCGTCCTCGCCCTGGCCTGCCTCGTCCTGGGGCCCGGCATCGGCTGGACGGACGGACTGCTGAGCGCGTACGCCGACACCTTCCCCGCCCCGGACCACCCCTTCCACCTGGCGCTCTGGCACGGCTTCGGCCTCGTCCTGCTGCTGTCCGCCGCCACCTGGGCGGGCGGCGCGCTCCTCTTCGCGGGACGCACCGGCGTCACCAGGCTCTCCCGGCGGATCGCCTGGCCCACCGCCGACAGCGTCTTCGGACACCTGCTGCTCGGCCTGGAACGCCTCGCCCTCCAGGTCACCGGCTTCGTCCAGCGCGGCTCGCTCTCCGTCTACCTCGCCACCACCCTGCTGGTGATGCTGGCCGGCCAGCTCGCCGTCCTGTTCACGGACCGGCCCTGGGAGCAGGCGGCGGCCCCCCGTCTCTGGGACGCCCCGCTCCAGGGCGCGACGGCGGTGCTGACCTGTGCGGCCGCCCTGTCCTGTCTGGCCGTCAGGCGCCGGATGAAGGCCGTGGTGCTGGCGGGACTCACCGGATACGGGACCGCGCTGCTGTTCGTCGTCCAGGGGGCGCCCGACCTGGCACTCACCCAGTTCTGCGTCGAGACCGTGTCGATGATCGTGTTCGTGCTCGTGCTGCGCCGGATGCCGGTCCACTTCCAGGAGTCGGTCAGCGCCTGGCGGCGGCTGGCACGCGTCCCCGTGGCCCTCGGCGGGGCCGCCGTCCTGGGCGTGGCGCTGTGGGTGACGGCCGCCGCGCGCACCGCCCCCTCGGCGGGCGCGGCGATGGTCGAGGAGGTCGCCCACCACGGCCTCAAGGACGTCGTCGCCACCATCCTGGTCGATCTGCGGGCCTGGGACACCATGGGGGAGTCCGCCGTGCTCGCCGCCGCCGCGATCGGCGTGACCAGCCTCATCTACCTCCACCGGCGCAGCGAGGCCCCCCTCAGCCGGGACGAACTGCTCGGCGGCACCGCCTGGACCCTGCACACCGCACCCATGACAGGGCTGCCGCAGGGCGACGACGCCGCCCCCGAACGCACCTGGCTGGCCGCCGGATCCACCCTCGCCCCCGAACACCGCTCGGTCGTCTTCGAGGTGGTGGCCCGGCTGATCTTCCACCCGATCCTCGTCCTCTCGCTGTACCTGCTGTTCTGCGCGGAGAACATGCCGGGCGGCGGCTTCGTCGGCGGACTCGTCGCCGGACTCGGCCTGATCACGCGCTACCTCGCGGGCGGACGCTTCGAACTCGCCGAAGCCGCCCCCCTCCAGCCGGGACTGTTCACCGGCCTCGGACTGTTCCTCTCCACCGGGGTGGCCCTGGCCGGCCTCGCCGACGGCACGGTGCTGCACGCCTGGACCCACCACGGCCACCTCCCCGTCCTCGGCGACTACCACATCGGCACACCGGTCCTCTTCGACTGCGGCGTCTACCTCCTCGTCCTCGGCGTCGTCCTGGACATCGTGCGCGCCCTGGGCGCCAAGGTGGACCGGCAGATCGAACGGGCGGCGGGCGCGCTCGCCCCGGCGGCCGGACCCGGCACGGGGGGAGCGGGCCGATGA
- a CDS encoding (4Fe-4S)-binding protein, with amino-acid sequence MSGERRPPHPAARSYDGDGITVSYDVRRCLHAAECVRGLPQVFEVGRRPWIMPRNASADEVAETVRRCPSGALVCHRTDGMPDEVPDVPAHVSLHEDGVLHVRGDLEVRTPDGARRETRVMLCGCGKTGNTPFCDHSGPCADHV; translated from the coding sequence ATGAGCGGCGAGCGGCGGCCCCCGCATCCGGCGGCCAGGTCCTACGACGGCGATGGCATCACGGTGAGTTACGACGTACGCCGTTGTCTGCATGCCGCGGAGTGCGTCCGCGGGCTGCCCCAGGTGTTCGAGGTGGGGCGCCGGCCGTGGATCATGCCGCGGAACGCGTCGGCGGACGAGGTGGCCGAAACCGTGCGCCGCTGCCCCAGCGGTGCCCTGGTCTGCCACCGCACCGACGGGATGCCGGACGAGGTCCCCGACGTCCCGGCCCATGTGTCCCTGCACGAGGACGGGGTGCTGCATGTGCGCGGCGACCTGGAGGTCCGGACGCCGGACGGCGCCCGCCGGGAGACCCGGGTGATGCTGTGCGGCTGCGGGAAGACCGGGAACACACCGTTCTGCGACCACAGCGGCCCCTGTGCAGACCATGTTTGA